DNA from Fundidesulfovibrio terrae:
GCGCGATTTCTCCCCGTCCCGGGGCCCCTGCCCTCCCCCAGGACCGCCATCCTGACCTACTGCTGGAACAAGGCCGAACTCATCGCCCAGACCCTGGAAAGCGTGTTCGCCTCCGACATCGGGGACAACCCGGTATTCGTTCTGGACAACGGCTCCACCGACGCCACGCCCGACACCCTGCGCGCCGCCCGCGGACGCTTCGGCCCCGAGCGCCTGACCGTCGTCACCCTGCCGGTGAACGTGGGCGCCCCGGCCGCGCGCAACTGGCTGCTCTCACTGCCCGAGGTCCGCGCCTGCCGCTTCGCCGCCTTCCTGGACGACGACGTGATCCTGCCCCGCGACTGGCTCTCAAAGCTCCTCCACGCGGCCGGACGCCACCCTGAATGCGGCGTGGTTGGCTGCGCCATCCGCGACCACGAACATCCGCACCGCCTCCAGTCGGCCGACTACCACCTGCTGCACCGCCTGCCCGGAGAAGCGGGCCAGGAACCCGGCGAGCGGCTGCGCGTGTTCATGAACTGCACCGGCACGCTCGATTCGGGGCTCTTCGCCTACGAGAGGCCCTGCCTGTCGGTGTCGGGCTGCTGCCACATGCTGGACCTGTCGCTGCTGGACGGGGTGGGCGGCTTCGACGTGCGCTACACGCCCACCCAGTTCGACGACCTGGACCGGGACATCCGCTGCTTCCTGGCCGGGCGGCCCTGCCTCTACACGGGCGGGCTGGCCATCGACCACGTGCAGCGCTCGAGCCTGCGGCAGGCGTCCTCGCCCGCGCAGGTGGCGCACATCCTGGGCAACAAGATCAAGCTGGAAGCCAAGTACGATGACAAGGCCGTGGACGCCATGGTGGCGAAGAACTTCGAAATGGCCTGGCGCGATCTGCTGGAGAAACAGGCAAAGTTGAGAGGATAGGCGGGGCTCTGCCCCGCGCCCCGCAAGGGCTCCGCCCTTGACCCGCCAAAGGGACCAGTCCCTTTGGAATCCCCTATAGCTTCGCGGGCCTGATTCCACCGGCATGCCGGTGGAATCAGG
Protein-coding regions in this window:
- a CDS encoding glycosyltransferase family 2 protein, translating into MTEPSHDYPGFFPAFEPDALARLAGPLPTWALSTESSWQQWGLAEGIVRGAPGDQVLMSAAAGLLSWAWQQRPLSAPTLALLLTLDGAAPFLSPDLRQYLQGLKKRLRPPASSDAWEALKAVGSPEDVAAFLELSAAGPHAAALLGEAWEHLVRLSDRDRAASIISSGAGDPVLKERLLAELDLHHRLPGRALSHPAFAPWSGYRAGLEAFRAGNGPDAFRIWSPLLAAMPWNVNLTLLAHDARFLPVPGPLPSPRTAILTYCWNKAELIAQTLESVFASDIGDNPVFVLDNGSTDATPDTLRAARGRFGPERLTVVTLPVNVGAPAARNWLLSLPEVRACRFAAFLDDDVILPRDWLSKLLHAAGRHPECGVVGCAIRDHEHPHRLQSADYHLLHRLPGEAGQEPGERLRVFMNCTGTLDSGLFAYERPCLSVSGCCHMLDLSLLDGVGGFDVRYTPTQFDDLDRDIRCFLAGRPCLYTGGLAIDHVQRSSLRQASSPAQVAHILGNKIKLEAKYDDKAVDAMVAKNFEMAWRDLLEKQAKLRG